The following nucleotide sequence is from Lentimicrobiaceae bacterium.
TTTGCCTACATCGAAGAAAAACTTTATAAGTACAAGGGTTTTTTCATTCAGCCACGTACTTTACGGAAGTACCCCAAAGCGGTAGGAGCTCACTTGCTCGGATACGTGGGCGAGGTAACCCATAGCGATATTGACAAAGACTCGTACTACAAACAAGGAGACTATATCGGTGTTAGCGGATTAGAAAACACTTACGAGGTTGAATTGCGAGGCATAAAAGGACTTAAAATTAAAATGGTTGATGTGCACAATCGTTACGTGGGCATGTTTGAAGACGGCAAATACGATACTCCTGCAATAGGCGGGTCAAATTTGTACACAGGCATTGATATTGAGCTTCAAGAGTACGGCGAAAGGCTTATGCGAAACAAGTTAGGAAGTATTGTCGCTATTGAACCGCAAACGGGTGCTATTTTGTGTTTTGTGTCAAGTCCTACGTACGACCCAAACCTTTTAGTAGGTAGAGTTAGAGGTAAAAACTTTAAAGAGCTGAGTACCAACAAATACAAACCTTTGTTAAATAGAGTAACTCAGGGACAATACCCGCCCGGGTCAACGTTTAAAATGGCAAACTCGTCGGTGGCATTGCAGCTAAACGTTATCAATTCCAATACCATGTTCAGTTGTCAGGGTGTTGCTTCGTCCCCAATACGTTGTACACACTCGCATGCAACGCCTTTAAATATTTATACTGCAATTCAGCAGTCGTGTAATCCGTTTCAGTATCAGGCATTTAGGGCTGTTTTGAACAATAAAGATTATAAAACCGTAAAAGAGCGTTACGATGTTTGGCGATTTCATATTATGAGTTTGGGATTTGGCAAAGCTTTTAATACGGATATTGCCTACGAAAAAAGCGGAAATGTTCCTACTTCGGATTATTTCGATAAAATGTACGGTAAAGACCGTTGGAACTCTCTAACAATAAGGTCTTTGTCTATTGGTCAGGGAGAAATATTGGCTACTCCTTTGCAGTTGGTAAATTATGCCGCAATAGTTGCAAACAACGGCTTTTACTATCCACCGCACATTGTTGAAGCGGTTGGCAACAGATATAATAAAACTCGGTTTACATCGCAAAAAACATATACAAGCATATCGGCAGATAATACCATGACAATGAAAGAGTGTATGACTGAGGTATTTGAAGCAGGTACAGCGCGAGCTTATGCAACAAGCAAATTTACTCAAGCCGGCAAAACCGGTACAGCCGATAATCCCCACGGAAAACCGCATTCTACATTTATCGCTTTTGCTCCGGTAGAAGAACCGAAAATAGCAATATGTGTTGTTGTGGAAAATTCGGGCTATGGCTCAACTTGGGCGGCTCCTATAGCTTCGCTTATGATGGAAAAGTATATTACAAAAGAAATTTCGCGTCCTGAAATTGAGGAACGTATGTTAAACTCTAATCTTATAGGTAATGATTAAGGACAGAAGCATAA
It contains:
- the mrdA gene encoding penicillin-binding protein 2 — encoded protein: MTQDKFSDRKNHIIAAVVIIGVLYVARLFYLQVIDTSYKVSANRNVLRYETQYPQRGLIYDRNGNLLVYNEIVYDLMVIPVQVEDPDTTELCLVLGIDKTGFEQRILNAKKYSSMLPSVFEKQISKETFAYIEEKLYKYKGFFIQPRTLRKYPKAVGAHLLGYVGEVTHSDIDKDSYYKQGDYIGVSGLENTYEVELRGIKGLKIKMVDVHNRYVGMFEDGKYDTPAIGGSNLYTGIDIELQEYGERLMRNKLGSIVAIEPQTGAILCFVSSPTYDPNLLVGRVRGKNFKELSTNKYKPLLNRVTQGQYPPGSTFKMANSSVALQLNVINSNTMFSCQGVASSPIRCTHSHATPLNIYTAIQQSCNPFQYQAFRAVLNNKDYKTVKERYDVWRFHIMSLGFGKAFNTDIAYEKSGNVPTSDYFDKMYGKDRWNSLTIRSLSIGQGEILATPLQLVNYAAIVANNGFYYPPHIVEAVGNRYNKTRFTSQKTYTSISADNTMTMKECMTEVFEAGTARAYATSKFTQAGKTGTADNPHGKPHSTFIAFAPVEEPKIAICVVVENSGYGSTWAAPIASLMMEKYITKEISRPEIEERMLNSNLIGND